In Pseudanabaena sp. FACHB-2040, the sequence AGTCGGTGACTTGACGGGCCGAGTCCTCAACGACCCAACCTTGGAGCTGCTAAAGAAAACCGCTGTAGCTCAGGCCAAAGCTGGTGCCGATATCATCGCCCCCTCCGGCATGATGGATGGTTTTGTCCAGGCCATCCGTACCGGGCTTGACGAGAATGGCTACGAGATGATTCCAATTCTCTCCTACGCCGCTAAGTACGCTTCTGCCTACTACGGGCCGTTCCGCGATGCTGCTGACTCAGCGCCGCAGTTTGGCGATCGCCGTACTTACCAAATGGACCCAGCCAACGGCACCGAGGCGCTCAAAGAAATTGAGCTAGATATTGCAGAAGGGGCCGACATGCTGATGGTCAAGCCCGCTCTGGCCTACATGGACATTATCTGGCGGGTTAAAGAAGCAACCAATCTCCCTGTGGCTGCTTATAACGTGTCTGGGGAATATTCAATGGTCAAGGCGGCTGCCCTAAATGGCTGGATCGATGAGCAGCGAGTGGTGATGGAAACCATGCTCGGCTTCAAACGCTCAGGCGCTGATTCGATTCTGACCTACCATGCCAAGGATATTGCCCGCTGGCTAAACGGGTAGAGATTCTGGGATCCTCCCCAACACCTTGATTCAATCTGTAAAGCGTCTCTCAGGAGGCGCTTTTTTAATGAGAATTACGTGTCGCTTCTCAAAGCAAAGCCTGAAAATTATAGAGAATTAGCCGTTCTCTGCCGTGAGCATGCCTATTTTTGCTTTAACCTCTCTTAAGCGCAGTGCAAAAAGTAAACCTGTAGTAGGCCCCAATCCCCCTATCTCCCTAAAGTTTCCTCAGCCGACACCATCTGCGCCTTAACCTGGGCTGCGCTCAGCAGTCGCACCAGCCGCAGCGCCTGATGTCTGTGTAGCTTTGCGGGAAATATTGCGGGCAGCCGAGTCATAAAGTCTCGGGCTAGGCCAATGTCAGAGCCTGAGACCCGGGCCAGTTCGGAAGCCCCATCAAAGCGGGCATCGTTCGTTAGGGCCATCTCCACCCGGATTTGCCAGCGTCGGGGGGCTACATCTGCCTGCTCTACCCGACGCAGCCCACGAATGGTGGCCAGCACTACCAGCCGATCTCCAGGCCGCAGCCGAATATCTTCTGAAGGCATTACGGTCGCTGATTTGTTGGGACGTTGGTGCCAGATTGGCACTACGCCGTAGCCGTAGGCCACTTCAGAGAGTAGGTGACCAGATAGGGTATCGCCCATTTCGATAGTGTATTGGGTCACCAGGATGGTCTGGTTGTAGAGGCGAAAGAGGCTGAGAACATGCTCACCAAAGGCTGCCCCAGCAAACGCTTCAGCCGAGATCGCTGAAGCACACAGCACTTGGGCATAGGGAAAGAGCTGAGCCAGTTTGTCGCTAAACTGCTGGTCATAGGTGCGAATAATCAGGCGGCAGTCAGCATTGACTCGATGAGCCATTAGCCCCATTTCCAGATTTTGAATTTCGTCATCGCTGACGGCAACAACGCTTTTGGCTGTTTCCAGGTTGACTTTCCCTAGGCCTGCTGCAATGTCTCCGGTGACTAAGGGCAGTTGAGGCAGCATGCCGGCATCTAGCGCTTCAGGATTGATGCCAACCACAGGCTGTTTTAGCTCCTCCAGCAACGACACAACTCGCCGCCCGACTCGGCCTAGCCAGATCACTACTACATGGTCTTGCTCAGGCACGGGAGGCCGCCGCGCCAAAAACTCAAATCTTAGAGTCAGTAGTTTCTCGGTTAGCAGGGCATATAGCACCCCGATGAAGGCTGTTCCTACCAAGGTGAGCATCAGGCTAAAAAGCCGAATCAGCTCGGGGTAGCGAACGTCGGGCACTAGGTCGCTAAACAGATCGCCATAGCCTCCTAACAGCAGCACCACTGAGGCATAAAAGGCATCCTGTAGGCGCATTTCTGAGTTGGGAGAAGTCCAGTACAGTAGCCCTGTGCCTAGCAGACAGAGGACTATCACCGTCAGGCCGCACAAGATGGCAACCCGTTTAATCTGCTGCTGGTAGCTGGCCTGCCAAAACTGCAGTAACGCTCGCTCAATATCGGACCAGCCGTGAAGAGCCCACAGCTTCTTCCAAAGTAGGTGTAGAGAGGAGCGGCGCGATGGTCGGAGGCCAGCCCCTTGGGGCCAGCGCAACCGCTGCCGCCCAGATGTAGGTCGTTCGGTCTCCGTCTCGACCACCACAATCTCATCCCCAGCCCGCAGCGTTACGTTGGGCAGCCAGGTGTAAAACTGGCTAGAGGGGCTGTAGGCGTTAAGGACATCCTCCTCGTCCTTGGGGTGACCAAAGGGTCGGTAGCGCAAAATGCGCCGGTTGCGTGTTTCTAGCTCATACAGGCGGCGACGATCGCACCAGGCATCTTCCGGGCGAATCTGCCGCCTCAAGATCTGAAAGCGATGCTCCTCAATGCGAAAAAAGCCCAGCAGTTCCTCCCCAAAAGCCTCTAGGGCAAAGGCAGGAGCGGCCAGTTCTGTCGGTTCAAAGGCAATCAGGTTGCTGAGCTGCAGGCTGAGCAAAGCATTTAAGTTTTGCTTGTCCGAGCGCACTACAATCCGCACGTTGGGATTAAGCACGCGGGCTGTTAACGCCGCCTCTAGATTGACCCGCTCATTCTCAGTCACTAGCAGCACCGCTCGGCACTGCTTTACCCCAGCCTGCTCCAGCACCTCAGCGTAGCGGCAATCACCAATCACCAGATGATCGAGCAAGTCCGGCAGTTGGGGGATTTCCCACTGCTCAGGGCGGGCCAAGTTTACGGCACTGACCTGCACACCAAAGATCTTCAGGTTAGCAACACAGTGCTGGCCCAAACTGCCTAGACCACACACTAGAAATCCAGCTCGTGGAGAGTTGGCATTTGCCGTTGAGGAATCGGCCGAAGGGGAGGGAGAGACCATGCACCGAGAGTAGCCGATTGTGAGGGAGATGGGGGAGCAAGGGAGCGAGAGAGTAGGGGAGATCGGGTAGAGCTGTCTCTATGTCTCCGCCGTCTCCGTGTCCTCCTCCCTCGCGCCCACGCCTAGCTAATCGAGCTAGCCCAGTCCTTAGCCCAGTGCAGGTGCTTGTGCACTTCGTCTAGATTCTGGGCTTCGCTGTAGAGGCGCAGGATCGGCTCGGTGCCGCTGAATCGAATTAGCAGCCAGCTGTCATCCGCTAGGGTGAACTTGTAGCCGTCAATGGTGAGGCAGTCGGTAACTACTTTTCCGGCGACTGCTTCGGGCGGTTGGGTGTCTAGCTGGTGCTGCAGCTTGGCCCGGATCTCCATGCTGGGCAGGGGCAAATCAATGCGGTCGTAGGCTGAGGAATAGCCGGTTTTCTTCTGCAAATTTTGATAGAGATCGCTCAGGTCTTCTTGGGCCATCACCACGGCTTCTAGCACGTACAGGGCTGAGAGTAGGGCATCTCGTTCGGGGATGTGGTG encodes:
- a CDS encoding potassium channel protein, translated to MVSPSPSADSSTANANSPRAGFLVCGLGSLGQHCVANLKIFGVQVSAVNLARPEQWEIPQLPDLLDHLVIGDCRYAEVLEQAGVKQCRAVLLVTENERVNLEAALTARVLNPNVRIVVRSDKQNLNALLSLQLSNLIAFEPTELAAPAFALEAFGEELLGFFRIEEHRFQILRRQIRPEDAWCDRRRLYELETRNRRILRYRPFGHPKDEEDVLNAYSPSSQFYTWLPNVTLRAGDEIVVVETETERPTSGRQRLRWPQGAGLRPSRRSSLHLLWKKLWALHGWSDIERALLQFWQASYQQQIKRVAILCGLTVIVLCLLGTGLLYWTSPNSEMRLQDAFYASVVLLLGGYGDLFSDLVPDVRYPELIRLFSLMLTLVGTAFIGVLYALLTEKLLTLRFEFLARRPPVPEQDHVVVIWLGRVGRRVVSLLEELKQPVVGINPEALDAGMLPQLPLVTGDIAAGLGKVNLETAKSVVAVSDDEIQNLEMGLMAHRVNADCRLIIRTYDQQFSDKLAQLFPYAQVLCASAISAEAFAGAAFGEHVLSLFRLYNQTILVTQYTIEMGDTLSGHLLSEVAYGYGVVPIWHQRPNKSATVMPSEDIRLRPGDRLVVLATIRGLRRVEQADVAPRRWQIRVEMALTNDARFDGASELARVSGSDIGLARDFMTRLPAIFPAKLHRHQALRLVRLLSAAQVKAQMVSAEETLGR
- the hemB gene encoding porphobilinogen synthase; translated protein: MFPNHRPRRLRSHPQLRRMVQENVVTTADLIYPLFAVPGEGIANEVKSMPGVYQLSVDKIVEEAKEVYSLGIPAIILFGIPEDKDIDATGAWHDCGIVQQATTAVKEAVPDLLVVVDTCLCEYTSHGHCGYLEVGDLTGRVLNDPTLELLKKTAVAQAKAGADIIAPSGMMDGFVQAIRTGLDENGYEMIPILSYAAKYASAYYGPFRDAADSAPQFGDRRTYQMDPANGTEALKEIELDIAEGADMLMVKPALAYMDIIWRVKEATNLPVAAYNVSGEYSMVKAAALNGWIDEQRVVMETMLGFKRSGADSILTYHAKDIARWLNG